One genomic window of Elusimicrobiota bacterium includes the following:
- a CDS encoding HAD family phosphatase: MKNKITTFIFDIGNVLIFFDNQTIVKKFEKFSGIPAKEIYDSMFDASFINSFETGRISEQTFYQTVCSKLSIKISFPQFKEIFSDIFTPNASIDKLVKKLKGKYKLCILSNVGKTHFEYLQKRYPIMNIFDSYYLSYKLHAMKPETRIFNAVLKGEKVKPGECVYTDDIERNVLKAKKLGINAIQFKSTNQFKKSLKKFNINI; this comes from the coding sequence GTGAAAAATAAAATTACTACTTTTATATTTGATATCGGAAATGTCCTGATTTTTTTTGACAATCAGACTATCGTAAAAAAATTTGAAAAATTCTCCGGAATTCCCGCAAAAGAAATTTATGATTCTATGTTTGATGCAAGTTTCATTAATTCATTTGAGACAGGCAGAATATCAGAGCAAACATTCTATCAAACAGTCTGCAGCAAATTAAGCATCAAAATATCTTTTCCGCAATTCAAGGAAATATTCTCCGATATTTTCACGCCGAATGCCTCAATAGATAAGCTGGTTAAAAAACTCAAGGGCAAATACAAGCTTTGTATCCTTTCCAACGTGGGCAAAACCCACTTTGAATACCTGCAAAAACGCTATCCGATAATGAACATTTTTGACAGTTATTACCTTTCTTATAAGCTCCATGCGATGAAACCTGAGACCAGGATATTCAATGCTGTTTTAAAAGGCGAAAAAGTTAAACCCGGAGAGTGCGTTTATACCGATGATATTGAGCGGAATGTTTTAAAAGCAAAAAAACTCGGTATAAATGCTATACAATTCAAATCTACCAACCAATTTAAAAAATCCCTGAAAAAGTTTAATATTAACATTTAA
- a CDS encoding GAF domain-containing protein yields MKKSQQEALQELFGIAKSLSSTLDIDTLLKRIGEAAEQLTESEASSIMLVDEDKEHLFFKVTTGEKSSILKKMRVKIGQGIAGSVAQAKEPLVVNDVSKDSRFAGSFDKSSGFITKSILAVPIMLGSEVVGVAEVLNKSNGQGFTDDDKTILQSLASFASVSIVNARLAEDQKNFFVYIIEIIIQGIESRNPSLTGHTAKVAQIATSLARFLGLEGQDYKDVYYAALLHDIGILSAPKSTFLDIHPTMGYKMIRKINILKGAAPIIFAHHELIDGSGYPKGLKGNEIPVGAKILAVAEFVEDMRTEGHPYEKIKQMLENSKDKFDQKIIDIYLSEIAPLQRDEVAV; encoded by the coding sequence ATGAAAAAGTCACAGCAGGAAGCGTTGCAGGAACTATTTGGGATTGCAAAAAGTTTATCTTCTACATTGGATATTGACACCCTTCTTAAGCGCATCGGGGAAGCCGCCGAACAGCTTACCGAATCAGAAGCCAGCTCAATAATGCTGGTCGACGAAGATAAAGAACACCTATTCTTTAAAGTTACCACCGGCGAAAAAAGCAGTATTCTTAAAAAAATGCGCGTTAAAATAGGCCAGGGCATAGCCGGCTCAGTAGCCCAGGCCAAAGAACCTTTAGTTGTCAATGACGTCAGCAAAGACAGCCGTTTTGCCGGTTCTTTTGATAAGTCCTCGGGATTCATAACAAAATCAATTCTTGCGGTACCCATAATGCTCGGCAGCGAAGTTGTAGGTGTCGCTGAAGTGCTCAATAAATCAAACGGGCAGGGGTTCACCGATGATGATAAAACAATCCTCCAAAGCCTGGCAAGTTTTGCAAGCGTAAGCATTGTGAATGCCAGACTTGCCGAAGACCAGAAAAACTTTTTTGTTTATATAATCGAAATTATCATCCAGGGTATAGAAAGCCGTAACCCCAGTCTCACGGGACACACGGCAAAAGTAGCTCAAATAGCCACTTCGTTAGCCCGCTTTTTGGGCCTTGAGGGACAAGATTATAAAGATGTTTATTATGCGGCTTTGTTGCATGACATCGGCATACTTTCAGCGCCTAAATCGACTTTTCTCGATATTCACCCTACAATGGGCTATAAAATGATTCGCAAGATAAATATCCTTAAAGGCGCCGCGCCCATAATTTTTGCCCATCATGAATTAATTGACGGTTCAGGTTACCCGAAAGGCTTAAAAGGAAACGAGATTCCTGTCGGAGCAAAAATTCTGGCCGTAGCTGAATTTGTTGAAGACATGAGAACCGAAGGCCATCCTTACGAAAAAATAAAACAAATGCTTGAAAACAGCAAAGACAAATTTGACCAAAAAATAATTGATATTTACCTTTCCGAAATAGCGCCGCTTCAAAGGGACGAAGTTGCTGTGTAA
- a CDS encoding type III pantothenate kinase, with protein sequence MSVLAFDIGNTSITSGVFKKNKLVKLWRMPSDTALNKDAYLKDIKKNLGAMNFDNISGIVISSVVPKLDKKFVRISNKLFKKNPLFANSRNCGINILYKKPDQVGADRLVNAVAGYKLFGGPLIIIDFGTAITFDCINKKGDYLGGLIIPGIGLSAKALNVFTAKLPLIENLEGKPKNLIGETTQESIKSGIYYGYTGLVQHISEMLKKKLKCDRIILTGGQAGILAKELKFKIVPELTLLGLKYIWEKNRRRGN encoded by the coding sequence ATGAGCGTCCTTGCTTTCGATATTGGAAACACCTCGATAACTTCCGGAGTATTCAAAAAGAACAAGCTCGTTAAGTTATGGCGCATGCCTTCAGATACAGCTTTAAATAAGGATGCCTACCTAAAGGACATCAAAAAAAATTTAGGCGCCATGAATTTTGATAATATTTCCGGTATCGTTATTTCCAGTGTTGTACCAAAACTTGATAAGAAGTTTGTTCGAATCTCGAACAAACTTTTTAAAAAGAACCCTCTATTCGCTAATTCGCGTAACTGCGGTATAAATATACTTTACAAAAAACCTGACCAGGTCGGAGCTGACAGGCTCGTTAACGCTGTGGCAGGTTATAAGCTTTTTGGCGGCCCGTTGATTATAATTGACTTCGGTACAGCTATAACCTTTGATTGTATAAACAAAAAAGGCGACTATCTGGGCGGTTTGATAATTCCGGGAATAGGCCTGTCGGCAAAAGCGCTGAATGTTTTTACTGCCAAACTTCCGCTTATAGAAAACCTTGAAGGGAAACCAAAAAATCTCATCGGTGAAACAACTCAAGAAAGCATTAAATCCGGAATCTATTACGGTTACACAGGTTTAGTACAGCACATTTCAGAAATGTTGAAAAAAAAGCTTAAATGTGATAGAATAATACTCACTGGGGGGCAGGCAGGTATTCTCGCAAAAGAATTGAAATTTAAGATAGTCCCGGAACTAACTTTACTAGGCCTTAAATACATCTGGGAAAAAAACCGCAGGAGGGGAAATTAA